The following proteins are co-located in the Gloeocapsa sp. PCC 7428 genome:
- a CDS encoding class I SAM-dependent methyltransferase yields the protein MSESNSDTTQLYTLNPLIRFSDKAVDYAKYRPSYPSEAIDTILEELDPSQVLVADIGAGTGISSRLLAQREVQVIAIEPNAAMRQMAESHRLVEFREGTAENTNLLNHSVDLVTCFQAFHWFNPEPSLQEFHRILKPSGRLALAWNSYQCQDAFTSEYSRLIHEASNNHPAEKRLKSVEPMFKNPYFINIQEYEFAYKQELDLSGLIGRAFSTSYLPNEEFVKQQLIEDLEQLYYHNCNQQGIVSLSYCTSVYLAEPKAH from the coding sequence ATGAGCGAATCTAATTCTGATACCACACAGCTATATACTTTAAATCCGCTAATACGCTTTTCGGATAAAGCCGTAGATTATGCAAAATATCGCCCCAGTTACCCATCTGAAGCTATCGACACTATTCTAGAAGAATTAGATCCATCACAAGTGCTAGTAGCAGATATCGGTGCGGGAACGGGTATTTCCTCACGGTTATTAGCCCAACGGGAAGTGCAAGTAATTGCAATTGAACCAAATGCTGCAATGCGACAAATGGCAGAGTCTCACCGGCTAGTAGAATTTCGTGAAGGAACTGCTGAGAATACTAATTTACTAAATCATTCAGTTGATTTAGTTACTTGCTTTCAAGCGTTTCATTGGTTCAATCCTGAGCCTAGTTTGCAAGAATTTCACCGCATTTTAAAACCATCAGGACGATTAGCGCTTGCATGGAATAGTTATCAATGCCAAGACGCATTTACATCAGAATATAGCCGTTTGATACACGAAGCTTCTAACAATCACCCAGCAGAGAAACGTCTTAAATCGGTAGAACCTATGTTTAAAAATCCGTATTTTATTAATATTCAAGAGTACGAATTTGCCTACAAGCAAGAATTAGATTTGTCTGGGTTGATTGGTCGGGCTTTCAGTACTTCTTATCTACCTAATGAAGAGTTTGTAAAACAGCAACTTATTGAGGATTTAGAACAATTATATTATCATAATTGCAATCAACAAGGAATAGTTTCTCTAAGTTATTGTACTAGTGTATATCTAGCAGAACCTAAAGCACACTAA
- a CDS encoding VOC family protein: protein MQITQCLHAALLVTDLQRAEDFYSNILGLSKSTARNLNFPGTWYQIGDFQLHLIVAPTVPPQIQNPEKWGRNPHISFAVTDLNAIKQHLITHNYPIQSSASGRSALFTKDPDNNIIELSQI from the coding sequence ATGCAAATTACTCAATGTCTCCACGCAGCACTTCTAGTCACCGACTTGCAACGCGCCGAAGATTTTTATAGCAACATCTTGGGCTTATCTAAATCAACTGCGCGAAACCTCAATTTTCCAGGAACATGGTATCAAATCGGCGACTTTCAACTCCACCTCATCGTCGCCCCAACAGTTCCTCCACAAATTCAAAACCCCGAAAAATGGGGACGCAACCCCCACATTTCCTTCGCCGTCACCGACTTAAACGCCATCAAACAACACCTCATCACCCACAACTACCCCATTCAAAGTAGCGCCTCTGGTAGATCAGCACTTTTCACCAAAGATCCCGACAACAACATCATCGAACTCTCCCAAATCTAA
- a CDS encoding nucleotidyltransferase family protein produces the protein MKTLPIDLPKAEIYQLCQQHCIRKLALFGSVLCDDFTKDSDIDVLVEFEVGKIPGLAIVRMEDELSHLLGRVVDLRTPADLSCYFRDRVLQEAMIVYEQD, from the coding sequence ATGAAAACATTACCAATTGATCTACCAAAGGCTGAAATATATCAGTTGTGTCAGCAGCACTGTATTCGTAAACTAGCTTTATTTGGTTCGGTTCTGTGTGATGATTTTACTAAAGATAGTGACATAGATGTGTTAGTAGAGTTTGAAGTAGGAAAAATACCTGGGTTAGCAATTGTGAGGATGGAAGATGAGTTAAGTCATTTGTTAGGGCGAGTGGTAGATTTAAGAACACCAGCAGATTTAAGTTGTTATTTTCGCGATCGCGTTTTACAAGAGGCAATGATCGTTTATGAGCAGGATTGA
- a CDS encoding DUF86 domain-containing protein: protein MSRIDDLTRLKHIRDAAVTAINFVKDRDREDLDSNQILSLALVRLIEIIGEAANKVSSSSKHVLSNSLARDY, encoded by the coding sequence ATGAGCAGGATTGACGATCTAACTCGTCTTAAACATATTCGAGATGCAGCAGTTACAGCAATTAATTTTGTTAAAGATCGCGATCGCGAAGATTTAGATAGTAACCAAATTTTGTCTTTAGCACTAGTGCGATTGATCGAAATTATAGGAGAAGCTGCCAATAAAGTCTCTTCCTCGTCAAAACACGTATTATCAAATTCCTTGGCGCGAGATTATTGA
- a CDS encoding recombinase family protein — protein sequence MKIIAYTYSDPLLESPPDPTIWGWEIDSIYQDFGKRTQLQQLIKDCQTEDAYLLIRRIEELGESVQEVSDRITQLQALNIKIITTEQTNPANLQTDFIKLLQAMQREQRSRRIRQGHARNRISAQPPPGKAPYGYRRGKDKYALDRSASPIVKDFFEHFLLYGSLRGAVRHLAQKYNKKISVTTGRRWLTNPVYRGDTAYQNGDVVANTHVPIISREEAAQVDRLLRRNRRLPPRTASAPRSLAGLVVCQECQSPMTVVRVTTHQKKSEYLYLRPTLCPKRPKCRAIAYAQVLECTINSICQDLPRAVAGMNFPQLDAVKEDLNSAIASKQEILAQLPNLITTGILDPETAQIRNYKLRTEISELQAQLATLPPVNLRSVAQAVSIAQFWLDLSEAERRFYFREFIQQIQLIREDEKWHLQVIFVF from the coding sequence ATGAAAATCATCGCCTACACTTACAGCGATCCTCTCCTCGAATCCCCACCCGATCCCACCATTTGGGGTTGGGAAATAGACTCTATCTATCAAGATTTTGGCAAACGCACGCAACTGCAACAACTAATCAAAGACTGCCAAACCGAAGACGCATATCTTCTTATCCGTAGAATAGAGGAACTTGGCGAATCAGTACAAGAAGTCAGCGATCGCATCACGCAACTCCAAGCACTCAATATCAAAATTATCACCACCGAACAAACTAACCCTGCTAATCTCCAAACCGACTTCATCAAACTGCTGCAAGCAATGCAACGCGAACAACGCAGTCGCCGCATTCGCCAGGGACACGCCCGCAATCGCATCAGCGCCCAACCTCCACCAGGAAAAGCCCCCTATGGATATCGTCGCGGTAAAGATAAATATGCCTTAGATCGCAGTGCTTCCCCCATCGTTAAGGATTTTTTTGAACACTTTCTGCTCTACGGTTCCTTACGCGGTGCAGTACGCCATTTAGCACAAAAATACAACAAAAAAATTTCTGTGACTACTGGGCGACGTTGGTTAACAAACCCTGTCTATCGCGGCGATACCGCGTATCAAAACGGTGATGTTGTTGCCAATACGCACGTACCAATTATTTCTAGAGAAGAAGCTGCGCAGGTAGATCGATTATTACGTCGCAATCGACGTTTACCACCACGTACCGCGAGTGCGCCGCGAAGTCTTGCGGGTTTAGTTGTCTGTCAAGAATGTCAATCACCAATGACAGTTGTGCGCGTCACGACGCACCAAAAAAAGAGTGAATATCTTTACTTGCGTCCTACACTTTGCCCAAAACGTCCAAAATGTCGCGCGATCGCGTATGCTCAGGTTTTAGAATGCACAATTAACTCGATTTGTCAAGATTTACCGCGTGCAGTAGCTGGAATGAATTTTCCGCAGTTGGATGCAGTCAAAGAAGATCTTAATAGTGCGATCGCATCCAAACAAGAAATCCTTGCTCAGTTACCTAATTTAATCACCACAGGCATTTTAGATCCTGAAACCGCACAAATTAGAAATTACAAACTCCGCACTGAAATATCCGAATTACAAGCGCAACTCGCCACTTTACCACCAGTCAATTTACGTTCGGTTGCGCAAGCTGTTTCCATTGCGCAATTTTGGTTAGATTTATCCGAAGCTGAACGCCGCTTTTATTTTCGCGAATTTATTCAACAAATTCAGTTAATCCGTGAAGATGAGAAATGGCATCTACAAGTGATTTTTGTTTTTTAA
- a CDS encoding pentapeptide repeat-containing protein: MDASELIAKYIAGERDFKAINLIGASLAKINLSGASLREASLSEADLSQADLVGTNFREASLSKANLSAANLSGAILNGANLFAANLKGANLSGAELKMTDLKMADLSGADLSGASIWGASLTGAKLQGTIMPDGTVHE, from the coding sequence ATGGATGCTTCTGAGTTAATCGCAAAGTACATCGCTGGAGAACGAGATTTTAAAGCTATTAATTTGATTGGTGCTAGCTTAGCGAAAATTAACCTCAGTGGTGCTTCGTTGCGTGAAGCGTCGCTGAGTGAGGCTGATCTCAGTCAAGCCGACTTAGTAGGTACTAATTTTAGAGAAGCTTCTTTAAGTAAGGCAAACTTAAGCGCAGCAAACTTGAGTGGTGCTATCTTGAATGGAGCAAATTTATTTGCGGCAAACCTTAAAGGTGCTAACCTCAGTGGTGCAGAATTAAAAATGACAGACCTAAAAATGGCAGACTTAAGTGGCGCAGACTTGAGTGGTGCAAGCATTTGGGGTGCATCGCTCACTGGCGCAAAATTACAAGGGACGATCATGCCAGATGGTACAGTTCATGAGTGA
- a CDS encoding cytochrome P450, producing MSHYRLPPGQTGLPVIGESLSFRFDPHFIEKRYQQYGPIFRTQIIGRPAVFMIGPEAVEFVLSSHMDHFSWREGWPDNFKLLLGESLFVQDGEEHRKNRRLIMPAMHGAALESYFGAMETLTQQYLQKWQQKGEFVWYEEFKQLTFDIASQLLLGTNTGLEAARLSQLFTALTNGLFTINPLPLPGTKLGKAIAARNQILQHLAQVVKERQQNPTKDALSLLVQARDEDGNKMSDRELVAQAMLLLFAGHETTTAMLTWLCLELALHPEVLQRARNEQFELAQQRFSIEQLGKMPYLDQVLAEVERLHPPVAGGFRGVIKPFEFHGYYVPAGWLVSYSIKLTHQLPEIYLEPQHFDPDRFSPQRQEHKQRSYSLIGFGGGSRICVGIAFAKMEMKVIAAHLLRNYQWKLLPHQNLEDTRFPTSRPKDGLRIQFQCIR from the coding sequence ATGAGTCATTATCGCCTTCCTCCTGGTCAAACGGGTTTACCTGTAATTGGAGAATCGCTGTCATTTCGCTTCGATCCGCACTTTATCGAGAAGCGCTATCAACAGTATGGTCCTATTTTTCGGACGCAGATTATCGGTAGACCCGCTGTATTTATGATTGGTCCAGAGGCTGTAGAATTTGTTCTTTCTAGCCATATGGATCATTTCTCTTGGCGGGAGGGATGGCCCGATAATTTTAAACTTTTACTCGGAGAATCACTGTTTGTCCAAGACGGTGAGGAACATCGCAAAAATCGCCGTCTCATTATGCCTGCAATGCATGGTGCTGCACTCGAAAGTTATTTTGGTGCAATGGAGACACTGACGCAACAATATCTCCAAAAATGGCAACAAAAAGGCGAATTTGTTTGGTATGAAGAGTTTAAACAACTCACTTTTGATATAGCTAGTCAACTGTTATTAGGAACAAATACAGGATTAGAAGCCGCGCGGTTGAGTCAGCTATTTACCGCACTCACAAATGGCTTATTTACGATCAATCCGCTACCTTTACCTGGAACAAAATTAGGCAAAGCGATCGCCGCGCGTAACCAAATTTTGCAGCACCTCGCTCAAGTTGTCAAAGAACGCCAGCAAAACCCGACGAAAGATGCGCTGAGTTTACTGGTACAAGCGCGTGATGAAGATGGTAACAAAATGAGCGATCGCGAACTGGTTGCGCAAGCTATGCTACTGCTTTTTGCTGGTCATGAAACAACTACCGCAATGCTAACGTGGTTATGTTTGGAACTAGCGCTTCATCCAGAAGTTTTGCAACGTGCGAGAAATGAGCAATTTGAGTTAGCCCAACAGAGATTTTCAATAGAACAATTAGGCAAAATGCCGTATCTTGACCAAGTTTTAGCTGAAGTTGAAAGGTTGCATCCTCCCGTTGCGGGTGGTTTTCGCGGTGTCATCAAGCCGTTTGAATTTCATGGCTATTATGTACCCGCAGGATGGTTAGTGTCGTATTCAATTAAACTTACCCACCAACTACCAGAAATTTACCTCGAACCGCAGCATTTTGATCCTGACCGTTTTAGTCCGCAACGCCAAGAACATAAACAGCGTTCCTACAGTTTAATTGGCTTTGGTGGTGGATCGCGAATTTGTGTCGGAATCGCGTTTGCCAAAATGGAAATGAAAGTTATTGCAGCACATCTACTGCGTAACTATCAATGGAAACTGTTACCCCATCAAAATTTAGAAGACACCAGATTCCCGACTAGCCGCCCTAAAGATGGATTGCGTATTCAGTTCCAATGCATCAGATGA
- a CDS encoding ABC transporter substrate-binding protein, with protein MKIPLRRLTALFLLGILMFTLISACSNSISHNITNPRLLNTECRVVQHTKGETCIPLNPKRLVT; from the coding sequence ATGAAAATACCTTTACGTCGCCTTACTGCTTTATTTCTCTTAGGAATTTTGATGTTTACACTTATTTCAGCTTGTAGTAACAGTATTTCTCACAACATTACCAACCCCAGACTGCTAAATACAGAATGTCGCGTAGTGCAACACACCAAAGGAGAAACTTGTATTCCCCTCAATCCAAAACGACTTGTCACTTAA
- a CDS encoding ABC transporter ATP-binding protein: MRSSSVSKKYPLLRLIRYAKGYRTQVWSAIACTILNRLCDLAPSYLIGVAVDVVVERENSLISRLGVATIVGQLGVLSLLTLLIWSLESLFEFLYDRQWRTLAQTIQHELRLDAYTHLQELELNFFEERSTGTLLSILNDDINQLEQFLNSGAAEVIHFITTVLAVGGSFAIIAPSVAPFAIVPIPFIFWGSLAFQNRLAPRYADVREKAGLISSRLTNNLSGIATIKSFTAEPYERSRVMDESEAYRRSNQKAIALSAAFFPLIRLIVVLGFIATLFFGGVAVVNGNLTVGTYGFLVFIVQLLLWPFASLSQLMDEYQRAIASIRRVMRLLDTPIAIPTGSYPLPLKAVRGEVRLDDITFAYKDRTHVLKNLSLHIPAGANIGIVGATGSGKSTLVKLLLRFYEIQAGQILIDGIDIRELRLRDLRRCIGWVSQDVFLFHGSVAENIAYGNFDAHHEDIIHAAKLAEAHEFIVQLPQGYDTIVGERGQKLSGGQRQRLAIARAILKDPPILVLDEATSAVDNETEAAIQKSLFVITQNRTTIAIAHRLSTIRHSDCIYVMDKGEVVEQGTHEELLALNGIYANLWRVQSGV; encoded by the coding sequence ATGCGTTCTTCCTCGGTTAGTAAAAAGTATCCACTTCTAAGATTAATACGCTACGCCAAAGGTTATAGAACTCAAGTATGGAGTGCGATCGCCTGTACAATCCTCAATAGGCTCTGTGACCTAGCACCATCGTACTTAATTGGGGTAGCAGTTGATGTCGTGGTAGAACGAGAAAACTCGCTGATTTCTCGCTTGGGTGTCGCTACCATTGTGGGACAACTGGGGGTGCTATCACTCTTAACGCTGTTAATTTGGAGCTTAGAATCACTCTTTGAATTTTTATACGATCGCCAATGGCGCACCTTAGCCCAAACGATCCAGCATGAATTACGCCTTGATGCTTATACGCATTTGCAAGAACTCGAACTGAATTTCTTTGAGGAACGCTCTACCGGAACACTTTTATCAATTTTGAACGATGATATCAATCAATTAGAACAGTTTCTCAATTCGGGAGCAGCAGAAGTCATCCATTTTATTACGACAGTTCTCGCTGTTGGCGGCTCGTTTGCTATTATCGCTCCAAGTGTTGCGCCGTTTGCGATTGTACCGATTCCTTTTATATTCTGGGGTTCATTAGCATTTCAAAATCGACTTGCGCCGCGCTATGCTGATGTCCGCGAAAAAGCAGGTTTGATCAGTAGCCGTTTAACGAATAACCTCTCAGGAATTGCAACGATTAAAAGTTTTACCGCTGAACCATATGAGCGATCGCGTGTTATGGATGAAAGTGAAGCTTATCGTCGCAGTAACCAAAAAGCGATCGCGCTGAGTGCTGCGTTTTTCCCCTTGATTCGCTTGATCGTTGTCTTAGGTTTCATTGCCACGCTGTTTTTTGGTGGTGTTGCCGTGGTGAATGGTAATTTAACCGTAGGAACTTACGGCTTTTTGGTGTTTATTGTTCAACTACTGCTATGGCCCTTTGCGTCTTTAAGCCAATTGATGGACGAGTATCAACGCGCGATAGCTTCGATCCGACGCGTGATGCGACTGTTGGATACTCCGATCGCAATTCCTACAGGTAGTTATCCGTTACCTTTAAAAGCAGTACGCGGCGAAGTGCGGCTTGATGATATCACGTTTGCCTACAAAGATCGCACTCACGTTCTCAAAAACCTATCATTGCATATTCCGGCTGGAGCGAATATTGGCATCGTTGGTGCCACAGGTTCGGGTAAAAGTACGCTGGTAAAACTGCTACTGCGTTTTTATGAAATTCAAGCTGGACAAATTTTGATTGATGGTATCGATATTCGGGAGTTGCGACTGAGGGATTTGCGGCGCTGTATTGGTTGGGTAAGTCAGGATGTATTTCTATTTCACGGTAGCGTTGCTGAAAATATTGCCTACGGTAACTTTGATGCCCATCATGAGGATATTATTCACGCTGCAAAATTAGCAGAGGCGCATGAATTTATTGTGCAACTACCGCAAGGATACGATACCATCGTTGGCGAACGCGGTCAAAAACTTTCGGGTGGACAACGACAGCGATTAGCAATTGCACGGGCAATTCTCAAAGATCCACCAATTCTAGTTTTGGATGAAGCGACATCGGCGGTGGATAATGAAACCGAAGCTGCAATTCAAAAATCGCTATTCGTGATTACGCAAAATCGAACAACAATTGCGATCGCGCATCGTCTATCGACAATTCGTCACAGCGATTGTATTTACGTTATGGATAAAGGTGAAGTTGTCGAACAAGGTACACATGAGGAACTATTAGCACTCAATGGTATCTATGCTAATTTGTGGCGCGTACAGTCTGGAGTTTAG
- a CDS encoding MFS transporter: protein MSLLAFFTEVPILVVSIFAGILVDRFNRQWLMILGDAIAGLSSIAILILLLSNNLAIWHLYLISAIAGLFGYIQRLALSTSQALIVPQQYYVRIRALGSIQGFGSGVFAPALAGFLYPFVGLAGILILDVITFIIAVATLMVVHIPQPAYQDEMQQATQVRSWQQLTFGFRYLLQHPSLAVLQLFTLSFIFFDNATLLEPVVLARTNNNTAILGSVSSALGLGGLVGAIALGIWGGPLRRIRGVLWGRGIIFSFEMLLGLAAARQFG from the coding sequence ATTTCTTTACTTGCTTTTTTCACCGAAGTTCCAATTTTAGTAGTTTCAATCTTTGCAGGTATCTTAGTTGACCGCTTCAATCGCCAATGGTTAATGATTTTAGGAGATGCGATCGCAGGACTTTCATCAATTGCAATTTTGATTTTATTATTAAGCAATAATCTCGCAATTTGGCATCTTTATCTCATCAGTGCTATTGCCGGACTCTTTGGCTACATTCAGAGGCTTGCTCTTTCTACCTCACAAGCATTGATCGTTCCTCAGCAATATTATGTACGAATTAGGGCGCTGGGTTCAATTCAAGGCTTTGGTTCGGGTGTGTTTGCACCTGCTTTGGCAGGTTTCCTGTATCCGTTTGTCGGGCTTGCTGGGATTTTAATTCTGGATGTCATAACATTCATCATTGCCGTTGCTACACTCATGGTTGTGCATATTCCTCAACCTGCGTATCAAGATGAGATGCAACAAGCGACACAAGTGCGATCGTGGCAACAATTAACGTTTGGGTTTCGATATCTCTTACAACACCCTAGCCTAGCTGTTCTACAATTATTCACACTAAGTTTTATCTTTTTTGATAACGCGACACTACTTGAGCCTGTTGTTTTGGCGCGTACTAATAATAACACCGCGATTTTGGGTAGTGTTTCTTCCGCATTAGGGTTAGGCGGGCTTGTGGGTGCGATTGCATTAGGGATTTGGGGAGGACCCCTGCGGCGAATTCGCGGTGTATTGTGGGGTAGAGGAATTATTTTTAGTTTTGAAATGTTGTTAGGTTTAGCTGCTGCACGACAATTTGGATAA
- the ilvD gene encoding dihydroxy-acid dehydratase, producing the protein MPDNFKSHVVTQGVQRSPNRAMLRAVGFQDNDFLKAIVGIANSYSTITPCNMGINQLAQRAEAGIRAAGAMPQMFGTITISDGISMGTEGMKYSLVSREVIADSIETACTGQSMDGVLAIGGCDKNMPGAMIAIARMNIPAIFVYGGTIKPGHHNGRDLTVVSAFEAVGEYSAGKIPYEELLEVERKACPGAGSCGGMYTANTMSSAFEAMGMSLPYSSTMAAEDAEKADSTEKSAFVLVEAIRNQLLPRQILTRKAFENAISVIMAVGGSTNAVLHLLAIAHTAGVKLTLDDFETIRARVPVLCDLKPSGQFVATDLHRAGGIPQVMKMLLVHDLLHGDALTITGKTVAEVLVDVPAEPRPDQFVIHPWDKPIYQQGHLAVLRGNLAQEGAVAKITGVKKPVITGPARVFESEEACLDAILAGKIVAGDVIVIRYEGPKGGPGMREMLAPTSAIIGAGLGDSVGLITDGRFSGGTYGMVVGHVAPEAAVGGAIALVQEGDTITIDAPNRSLQLHVSDEELALRRQNWQPRPPRYTKGVLAKYAKLVSSSSVGAVTDLEL; encoded by the coding sequence ATGCCGGACAATTTTAAAAGCCACGTTGTTACCCAAGGCGTACAGCGATCGCCTAATCGTGCAATGCTGCGCGCGGTGGGGTTTCAAGATAACGATTTTCTTAAAGCAATCGTCGGAATTGCAAATAGTTATAGCACGATCACTCCCTGCAATATGGGAATTAATCAACTCGCGCAACGTGCTGAAGCTGGAATCCGTGCCGCAGGAGCGATGCCGCAAATGTTTGGTACAATCACAATCAGCGATGGTATCTCGATGGGAACCGAGGGAATGAAATATTCCTTGGTGTCGCGCGAAGTCATTGCAGATTCGATTGAAACCGCGTGTACCGGACAAAGTATGGATGGGGTACTCGCGATCGGCGGTTGCGATAAAAATATGCCAGGGGCAATGATTGCGATCGCCCGCATGAATATTCCCGCAATTTTTGTCTATGGTGGTACCATTAAGCCTGGTCATCACAACGGACGCGATTTAACGGTTGTCAGCGCGTTTGAAGCTGTCGGAGAATACAGCGCAGGTAAAATTCCTTACGAAGAACTGTTAGAAGTCGAACGCAAAGCGTGTCCTGGTGCGGGTTCTTGCGGGGGAATGTATACGGCTAACACAATGTCTTCTGCGTTTGAAGCAATGGGAATGAGTTTACCGTATTCTTCGACAATGGCAGCCGAAGATGCAGAAAAAGCCGACAGTACCGAAAAATCCGCATTTGTCTTAGTAGAAGCCATCCGTAACCAGCTATTACCTCGACAAATTCTCACGCGCAAAGCGTTTGAAAACGCGATTTCGGTCATTATGGCGGTGGGTGGTTCGACGAATGCTGTGTTGCATTTACTCGCGATCGCGCATACGGCTGGAGTCAAGTTAACATTAGATGACTTTGAAACAATTCGCGCCCGCGTTCCGGTACTTTGTGACTTAAAACCCAGCGGTCAATTTGTGGCGACAGATTTGCATCGCGCGGGTGGAATTCCCCAAGTGATGAAAATGCTACTCGTCCACGATTTACTGCATGGCGACGCACTCACAATTACAGGAAAAACCGTTGCGGAAGTTTTAGTCGATGTTCCCGCTGAACCACGTCCCGATCAATTTGTGATTCACCCCTGGGATAAACCAATATATCAGCAAGGACACTTGGCAGTTTTACGCGGCAATTTAGCTCAAGAAGGCGCAGTTGCGAAAATTACAGGTGTGAAAAAGCCCGTAATTACAGGTCCGGCGCGTGTCTTTGAATCAGAAGAAGCGTGTTTAGATGCCATTTTAGCCGGCAAAATCGTTGCTGGCGATGTGATCGTCATTCGCTACGAAGGTCCTAAAGGTGGTCCTGGAATGCGCGAAATGCTAGCGCCCACAAGTGCCATTATCGGTGCAGGTTTGGGTGACTCGGTAGGATTAATCACCGATGGACGATTTTCGGGCGGTACTTATGGTATGGTCGTCGGTCACGTTGCCCCAGAAGCAGCAGTAGGAGGTGCGATCGCACTTGTCCAAGAAGGTGACACAATTACAATTGATGCTCCAAATCGTTCGCTACAATTGCACGTATCCGATGAAGAGTTAGCCTTACGTCGGCAAAATTGGCAACCGCGTCCACCGCGTTACACCAAAGGCGTTTTAGCAAAATATGCCAAATTAGTTTCTTCTAGCAGTGTGGGTGCTGTCACCGATTTGGAATTATAA
- a CDS encoding ABC transporter substrate-binding protein, which yields MALKLSLFVQSYQRFLFILFFILIAACFPQNHTDTPNLHSATSECRVIKHWMGEACVPANPQRIIVLDTNPLDAVLALGVKPIGSPGFEYLSLPESQIKGIENIGGDLHPNLEKIALLKPDLILGNRWDEKIYDKLSQIAPTVIAPSEDPAWKEDLRLYAQALNKTQQAEQLIKAYQQRVQEFQRRMGNRLTQTEVSITTSYNYNAGQPAAIYLKNSFMGAVIAETGLQRPAAQRHNGFSQMISLEMLNLLDADVMFVVNPDPESSTLSQLQQHPLWSKLDVVQRGEVYIVSYDIWVAQRNIGGANRILDDLFKYLVKENIQ from the coding sequence ATGGCATTAAAACTATCCTTATTTGTTCAGAGCTATCAACGCTTTTTGTTCATTCTCTTTTTTATTTTAATCGCTGCGTGTTTCCCTCAGAATCACACTGATACTCCCAATTTACACTCGGCAACTTCAGAATGTCGAGTGATTAAACATTGGATGGGCGAAGCTTGTGTTCCTGCTAATCCACAAAGAATTATTGTACTTGATACCAATCCCCTAGATGCTGTTTTAGCACTCGGAGTTAAACCTATCGGTTCTCCAGGATTTGAGTACCTTTCACTTCCAGAATCACAAATAAAGGGAATTGAAAACATCGGTGGCGATTTGCACCCTAATCTTGAAAAAATTGCCCTTTTAAAACCTGATTTGATTCTGGGCAATCGATGGGACGAAAAAATTTATGACAAGCTTTCGCAAATTGCACCAACTGTGATTGCTCCATCTGAAGATCCAGCATGGAAAGAAGATTTGAGACTCTATGCTCAAGCTTTGAATAAAACTCAACAAGCTGAGCAACTTATCAAAGCTTATCAACAGCGCGTACAAGAGTTTCAACGTCGTATGGGAAATCGCCTCACACAAACTGAAGTATCAATTACCACATCTTATAACTACAACGCAGGTCAGCCAGCAGCTATCTATCTCAAAAATTCTTTTATGGGTGCAGTGATTGCCGAAACAGGCTTACAACGACCGGCTGCACAACGCCACAATGGTTTTTCACAGATGATTTCGCTGGAAATGCTCAACTTACTTGATGCTGATGTGATGTTTGTAGTTAACCCTGATCCTGAATCATCAACTTTGTCACAGTTACAACAGCATCCGTTGTGGTCGAAGCTAGATGTTGTCCAACGCGGCGAAGTCTACATAGTAAGTTATGACATTTGGGTTGCTCAGCGCAACATTGGAGGTGCGAATCGAATTTTGGACGATCTTTTTAAGTATTTAGTTAAGGAAAACATTCAATGA